Proteins encoded together in one Camelina sativa cultivar DH55 chromosome 9, Cs, whole genome shotgun sequence window:
- the LOC104711216 gene encoding malate dehydrogenase, chloroplastic produces the protein MAAATSASLFSIGSSYSSKASSFTPQSRAQAVNFNSIPSFTGLRSTSLISGSDSSSSLTKTLRGSVTKAQTSDKKPYGFKINASYKVAVLGAAGGIGQPLSLLIKMSPLVSTLHLYDIANVKGVAADLSHCNTPSQVRDFTGPSELADCLKDVNVVVIPAGVPRKPGMTRDDLFNINAGIVKSLVEAVADNCPNAFIHIISNPVNSTVPIAAEVLKKKGVYDPKKLFGVTTLDVVRANTFVSQKKNLKLIDVDVPVIGGHAGITILPLLSKTKPSANFTDEEIQQLTVRIQNAGTEVVDAKAGAGSATLSMAYAAARFVESSLRALDGDGDVYECSYVESTLTDLPFFASRIKLGKNGLEAVIESDLQGLTEYEQIALEALKPELKASIEKGVAFANKPAAAAAN, from the coding sequence atgGCAGCAGCAACATcagcttctttgttttcaattgGATCTTCTTACTCCTCTAAAGCCAGTTCCTTTACACCACAGTCTAGGGCACAAGCTGTGAACTTTAACTCAATCCCTAGTTTCACCGGTCTTAGATCAACCTCACTCATCTCTggatctgattcttcttcttccttgaccAAGACTCTTCGCGGTTCTGTGACCAAAGCTCAAACCTCTGACAAGAAGCCTTACGGATTCAAGATCAATGCTTCTTACAAAGTAGCTGTTCTTGGTGCTGCTGGTGGTATTGGTCAGCCTTTGTCACTTCTCATCAAGATGTCTCCGTTGGTATCTACCCTTCATCTTTACGATATCGCTAATGTTAAAGGTGTTGCTGCTGATTTGAGTCACTGTAACACTCCTTCTCAAGTTCGTGATTTCACTGGTCCTTCTGAGTTAGCTGATTGTTTGAAAGATGTCAACGTTGTGGTTATCCCTGCTGGTGTACCTAGGAAACCTGGTATGACCCGTGATGATCTTTTCAACATCAATGCCGGTATTGTGAAATCTCTGGTTGAGGCTGTTGCTGATAACTGTCCTAATGCTTTCATCCACATTATTAGTAACCCTGTTAACTCCACGGTACCCATTGCTGCTGAAGTCTTGAAAAAGAAAGGTGTTTATGATCCTAAGAAGCTCTTTGGTGTCACTACCTTGGATGTTGTGAGGGCTAACACTTTTGTTTCTCAGAAAAAGAACCTTAAGCTTATAGATGTGGATGTTCCTGTTATCGGTGGACATGCTGGAATCACCATTTTGCCTCTTCTTTCAAAAACCAAGCCCTCTGCCAACTTCACCGATGAAGAAATCCAGCAGCTGACTGTTAGGATTCAGAACGCTGGAACTGAGGTCGTGGATGCCAAGGCAGGTGCAGGTTCAGCTACTTTGTCAATGGCATATGCTGCTGCAAGATTTGTCGAGTCGTCTCTCCGTGCTCTTGATGGAGACGGAGATGTCTACGAGTGTTCGTATGTGGAGTCGACTCTTACTGATCTTCCTTTCTTTGCATCACGGATCAAGCTTGGGAAGAATGGACTTGAAGCTGTGATTGAGTCAGACCTTCAGGGATTGACTGAGTACGAGCAGATAGCACTAGAAGCTCTTAAACCAGAACTGAAAGCTAGCATTGAGAAGGGTGTCGCATTTGCAAACAAACCAGCTGCTGCTGCAGCTAATTAG
- the LOC104711218 gene encoding pentatricopeptide repeat-containing protein At3g47530-like: MLKSISSSDDHLISLIVSSTGKLHLRQIHAVLLRTSLIRNSDVFHHFLSRLALSLVPRDINYSCRVYSQRLNPTLSHSNTMIRAFSLSQTPSEGFRLFRALRQNTSLPANPLSSSFALKCCIKSNDLIGGLQIHGKIYSDGFLSDSLLLTTLMDLYSTCENSTDACKVFDEIPHRDTVSWNVLVSCYLRNKRTRDVLVLFDKMKNEVDGCVKPDGVTCLLALQACANLGALDFGKQVHAFIDENGLGRALNLSNTLVSMYSRCGSMDKAYEVFNRMRERNVVSWTAMISGLAMNGFGKEAIEVFNEMLKFGISPEEQTLTGLLSACSHSGLVDEGMIFFDRMKSGEFKIKPNVHHYGCIVDLLGRARLLDKAYSLIKSMEVKPDSTIWRTLLGACRVHGDVELGERVISHLIELKAEEAGDYVLLLNTYSSVGKWEKVTELRSLMKEKRIQTKPGCSAIELQGTVHEFIVDDVSHQRKEEIYKKLAEINQQLKIAGYVDGDHIGLHNLDSEEAKGYALTYHSEKLAIAFGVLVTPPGTTIRVTKNLRTCVDCHNFAKFVSDVYDRVVIVRDRSRFHHFKSGSCSCNEFW, translated from the coding sequence ATGTTGAAGTCGATAAGTAGTAGCGACGATCACCTTATCTCTCTGATCGTATCTTCCACCGGAAAACTCCATCTCCGGCAGATTCACGCCGTCTTACTCCGCACTTCCCTAATCAGAAACTCCGACGTTTTCCACCATTTCCTCTCTcgtctcgctctctctctcgttcctcGAGACATCAATTACTCATGCCGAGTTTACTCCCAGAGATTGAACCCAACTCTCTCGCACAGCAACACCATGATCAGAGCTTTCTCTCTCAGCCAAACACCAAGCGAAGGGTTCCGCTTGTTCAGAGCTCTCAGACAGAACACCTCTCTCCCAGCTAACCCACTCTCGTCTTCTTTTGCTCTCAAGTGTTGCATCAAATCAAATGACTTAATCGGCGGTTTGCAGATTCACGGGAAGATTTACAGTGATGGGTTTCTCTCCGATAGTCTTCTCTTGACGACTCTTATGGATCTTTACTCAACTTGCGAAAACAGCACTGACGCATGtaaagtgttcgacgaaattccCCACAGAGATACCGTTTCTTGGAACGTGTTGGTTTCGTGTTATCTACGGAACAAACGTACAAGAGacgttcttgttttgtttgataagaTGAAGAACGAGGTCGATGGTTGTGTAAAACCTGACGGTGTAACATGCTTATTGGCTTTACAAGCTTGCGCTAACTTAGGCGCGTTGGATTTTGGTAAGCAGGTTCATGCTTTTATCGATGAAAACGGACTTGGACGTGCTTTGAATCTGAGCAACACTCTGGTTTCGATGTACTCACGTTGCGGGTCTATGGATAAGGCTTACGAAGTCTTTAATCGAATGCGTGAAAGAAACGTAGTCTCGTGGACAGCTATGATCTCGGGTTTAGCCATGAATGGATTCGGTAAAGAAGCCATTGAAGTGTTCAACGAAATGTTGAAGTTTGGAATCTCTCCAGAGGAACAGACACTCACGGGTTTGTTGTCTGCGTGTAGCCACTCCGGTTTGGTCGATGAAGGAATGATATTTTTCGATAGAATGAAGAGCGGTGAGTTTAAGATAAAGCCAAATGTACATCACTATGGTTGCATTGTTGATCTCTTGGGACGTGCTCGTCTACTTGATAAAGCCTACAGTCTCATAAAGTCAATGGAAGTGAAACCTGACTCCACCATTTGGCGTACGCTGCTCGGGGCTTGTAGAGTTCATGGAGATGTGGAACTTGGGGAACGTGTGATCTCTCATCTTATCGAACTCAAAGCCGAAGAAGCTGGAGACTACGTTCTGTTACTCAACACATACTCTTCGGTTGGGAAATGGGAGAAAGTGACCGAGTTGCGTTCCTTGATGAAGGAGAAAAGAATCCAGACCAAACCAGGATGCAGTGCGATCGAGCTACAAGGAACCGTTCATGAGTTTATAGTAGACGATGTTTCGCATCAGCGCAaggaagaaatatataaaaagcttGCGGAAATCAATCAGCAGCTGAAGATTGCGGGTTACGTGGACGGAGATCACATCGGGCTGCACAATCTTGATTCAGAAGAAGCAAAGGGATACGCGTTGACATACCATAGCGAGAAGCTAGCTATTGCCTTTGGAGTCCTGGTGACTCCACCAGGAACAACCATTAGAGTGACTAAGAATCTTAGAACTTGTGTTGATTGCCATAATTTTGCAAAGTTTGTATCTGACGTTTATGATCGTGTCGTGATCGTTAGAGACCGTTCCCGATTTCATCATTTTAAAAGCGGTTCTTGCTCTTGTAATGAATTTTGGTGA